The following coding sequences are from one Halorubrum sp. BOL3-1 window:
- a CDS encoding acyl-CoA dehydrogenase family protein: protein MELLDDSIVPERARDVKQEAREFADEYIAPNAEACYESGEYPWEILEAGMDAGLVAQDIGEEYGGKGFDLAQVLAIAEEFYRADAGIALTLQLASFGAEMVEDYGSDEQKEEYLRPVAANDQISGLAVSEPETGSDLAGMTTKAEKVEGGYELTGEKYWVGNAVEADWLTVYAKTGESDDRYSNYTLFVVETDSDGYEAEHIPEKMGMRASKQGHIVFEDCFVPEENVVGSEGGGFYALADFFNHGRVIVGGHGLGLAAAAIEEAEAFIDEREAFDRTIDEFQAVQHTISDMRIGFESARALNWRACEKVADNDDAGYWAALAKTKSTEVATDCAERGMKLHGGRSILTDRRIARVYRDVRIPVIYEGANDIQRNLIYRQSR from the coding sequence ATGGAGCTGCTCGACGACAGCATCGTGCCGGAGCGCGCGCGAGACGTCAAACAGGAGGCCCGTGAGTTCGCGGACGAGTACATCGCCCCGAACGCCGAGGCGTGCTACGAGTCGGGCGAGTACCCGTGGGAGATTCTCGAAGCGGGGATGGACGCCGGGCTCGTCGCCCAAGATATCGGTGAGGAGTACGGCGGGAAGGGGTTCGACCTCGCGCAGGTGCTCGCCATCGCGGAGGAGTTCTACCGCGCGGACGCCGGCATCGCGCTCACGCTCCAGCTCGCCAGCTTCGGCGCGGAGATGGTCGAGGACTACGGGAGCGACGAACAGAAAGAGGAGTATCTCCGTCCGGTCGCGGCAAACGACCAGATATCCGGGCTCGCGGTCTCCGAGCCGGAGACCGGCTCCGACCTGGCCGGCATGACGACGAAAGCCGAGAAGGTCGAGGGGGGCTACGAGCTGACCGGCGAGAAGTACTGGGTCGGCAACGCGGTCGAGGCCGACTGGCTCACCGTCTACGCGAAGACCGGCGAGAGCGACGACCGCTACTCGAACTACACGCTGTTCGTCGTCGAGACCGACTCGGACGGCTACGAGGCCGAACACATCCCGGAGAAGATGGGGATGCGCGCGTCCAAGCAGGGCCACATCGTCTTCGAGGACTGCTTCGTCCCGGAGGAGAACGTCGTCGGCAGCGAGGGCGGCGGCTTCTACGCGCTCGCGGACTTCTTCAACCACGGCCGCGTCATCGTCGGCGGGCACGGGCTGGGACTCGCCGCCGCCGCCATCGAGGAGGCGGAGGCGTTCATCGACGAGCGCGAGGCGTTCGACCGGACCATCGACGAGTTCCAGGCGGTTCAGCACACGATCTCGGACATGCGGATCGGGTTCGAGTCGGCCCGCGCGCTCAACTGGCGCGCCTGCGAGAAGGTGGCGGACAACGACGACGCCGGCTACTGGGCCGCTCTGGCGAAGACGAAGTCCACGGAGGTCGCCACCGACTGCGCCGAGCGGGGCATGAAGCTCCACGGCGGCCGCTCGATCCTCACCGACCGCCGGATCGCCCGCGTCTACCGCGACGTGCGCATCCCGGTGATCTACGAGGGCGCCAACGACATCCAGCGCAACCTGATCTACCGGCAGTCGCGCTGA